Within Anopheles ziemanni chromosome 2, idAnoZiCoDA_A2_x.2, whole genome shotgun sequence, the genomic segment TGTGAGgaccttatttttatttgcgtttttccCTGACTTCGAGGGACTCTTGAACAGATGTTGTGGTGAATCTAGGAGGATGATCGTGTTACTATTGCTACGGAAAATAATGTGTGTATGTTAATTTCATTGCCTGTTCCAACGAACGGGGACGGATTTCAATGGACGTTGTTTTACCCGCTCGAAGTGAGGGTAATGGAAGCAGACGCTTAAGCTGTATACTTGAGAGATTTAACCAACATTTCATGTTTCAACCAAACATCAACCCTTATAACTGAATCGTACGAGTTGTAGCACCATGCACCTCgggatttatatttatttaaggTCGAAGATGTttacacccccccccccacccctcacCTCCCCCAAAACATTCGGTTAAATTTGcaacacaaaccaaaacaccagAGCAAAATCACACTCAGTCACCGCAAAAAGTTAACTCGGCATCGTCAAAATTGACCCAAAACCCTTCAACTTTGCTACGTGCTACCGAAAAATGTGTTATTCTACCACCCTTCGACCCCGTTAGCATGAAGCTGGAGTTGCTACGTTGCTTTCGGGCAGTGAAAAATCCTCCCAAACGATCGTTGGTGATTTTTGTCACACGATAATGCGGTcaaaatttggaaaatctaCCGGTCGGAAAAGAATTGTCCTTGTGGGAGAGGAACAAGCGACGGGGTACGGAAAGTAAAATTCTACGAACGAGCACTTGACATGAAGGACTGGGCGAAAAGTTTAGAGAACCACAAAACGAGAGATCGAGCCTGAGCTTGAGGCAACGTTTTTGTGCTGGACCAACCTCATGCGTATCAAATGTGATAATCCACAAAGCTTTTTCCCCACAATCCCTTGTACAACTCCTTGCGGGGCGGGTTAATGGTGTGTGCATAATTAACCTTTGCCAAATGTTTGCACAAACAGTCCGTGGAATGTGTTGCATGGACCGGTTTATCCTTTGCTCGGTAGCTATGAACCGGAATCAAATTTGATTATTAGTTTTTGCATATTGTTCGGGACGGATTTGAAGGTTCGGTTTACAACACATCATTTGGTAAAGCGTTGGATTATAAATTGAGATTGTTTGTGACAACTGTATGCTTAGCTTTCCAAAATGTTGCATATTCAAATGTTTAGCTAGCATGAATATTCATTGCTATTGGAATATTCAACACAGAAAAAAGAGTTTTAAAATCATTATTCaatgtactttgaaaattCTACCAGAACTAAGGTCCGACCTGTTCTGAATTAAGGACAAAGCTCAACACTTTTGCGGTCGAACTTGTGCTGttttaattaacatttttCTATTCCTTAAGGTCAATTATTTACACAAATATTAAAGTTCcattttacaacgaaaacagcGAACACGGAAAGAACTCTGCTACTTGTTATACTTGAGACTTGGCGTAACGAAACTGAAAACATGCTTAAAATGCCCTCGACGAAGGTTGCACTTGATTGATGAATTGATTAGGTTGTTAATAAAACTACCTCAACATGGGTTGCACTAAATTTAGTGCACCCAGGGTCATTGACTTGTCTTTCGTACAGAGTGCCGTCGATGCACATTCTTAGCAGCACAACGATCGTAGCTAAACTAACACGCTAATGTATTGCTCGTAACTACACAGACCAGTGGCTGGTAACCTAATCACtagtttataatattttgacattttaattttctctgCGTAAGTCGACTTCGTTTGTGaacatttttggaaaaacatCTCGAAAAACtaggttatttttttctcgttttttgtaaatttttaaaagagACTCCAGTTGGGATCCTCGCCTCTTGTTCACATTTGAGCTTAATGGTATCACGGCGGCGAGGGcttcatttactcttttactaCTAAAACAtaagaattaaataaacattttaaataaactattAAGCCACTGTCATAGAAATTGGCAACAACGAGGTTCCATGCatcacaaaattttgaaatattaaaattactcTCAATTCTACTGTTGGTATGGTGTTTGACGACCCCTGGTCTAGAAGAAGTTCTTCGCATGCGCGAGCAACTCGCGATTGTGTAACACgttaaacgcaaaacaaaaaccggtaCAGGGCCAGAGCACGATGGTTGATTGCCCTATCTATGGCCGTTTGTTTGAGTAGGATGAAGCAGACAGAGAACAAACAACCCGCGACCGGTTTGTGTTCCGCCTTGGAGGTGTGCGAGAGCtctcgaaaataaaaacaacaaacccgcGGCCGCGAGCGCGAGAGACTGAGTGCGCCCGGTGCGGCCATCCGAGGCGAGAGATAGATAACGATAATGAGCACGCACTAATGTATCGCATCATTGCATCAACAGATTCATCCGGTCAGGTGGGGGTTCGGGCTGTAAGCCGGGGTCCAACACCGGCTGGCCGATGACGATGCGGTTTCTCCTCTCGTACGAAGTCGTAAACGGCTCAGTCGGTTGTCGTGGTGCTGGTACGCGGGGGCTATATTGCCTCAACAGTCAGTAGCCTTTAGGCTTTCAAGACGAGAGTTTGAAGTGCCTTCGCGATAGTCGGTTCAGTGAAGATTCACGCGAAGACAATTCAACCCTCGACCCATAAATAAGCAAAGGGGTCAGAGCGATCCACGTGACGATCGTTCACAACAGTGGCTGTGATAACCTATGATCGTTTGATTTGTTGTGTCAAAGGTTTTTAGGGTAGGTGTATCAAAACGAGCGTGAAGGTAGAAACAACCAGGTCAGCCGAACCCGTTTCGAAAGCCAAACCTGTTCACCGAAGCGTCCCACCAGACCAGTCATGTCGGAGCTTCAGACGATCGTGCACGGTGTGTTGGTGTTTCTGGTGTTTGCCCCGTTTCTGCACTGGCTCATGAAACGATGGCAGCTGAGCAAGATCTACGATGTTATACCCGGCCCGAAGGCGTACCCGTTGGTCGGAACGATGTACTCGTTTTTCGGCAAGAAGCATCATGGTAAGCCGCAGTGGATGAATGTTTAAAAGGTTTTGTTGGGTTAAATAGTAACACCCTTGATCGTTATCTGCAGTGCAAAGCTCGTAAAGTAAAGTGCAAAGTACAAAAATTAATATGACATACAGTTAAGATAAGATTGCTCAACTGGATGATCATAGCTACAGTGCTGTAAAGTAACCGAACAAAACATAGATACCTGCATTAGGATCACTACTGGATTGAATTTTATGTGGAAAAACGATGCGTTttcaatgaaacatttcaatgcCCGAAATTTTACATCACATAGAAATACAATCTTGTGAGTTTCTGattcattttatcaaaaattagTGTTTATTTCCTAAAAAACTGAGTCGATGTAATAACTGCAAATTGTATACTTAAATCCCAAATTGAAATTCTATTCAAAATTCTGTGATTCCATTCAATTTTATCACTTTCAAAAATATAAGATGATGTAACAGAGTTGTTCCCTAAGAAGTTAGAACAAAAGGTTCCAAAGCAGAAAATACTAATCAAAAGATTTGAACTGGCATTCTTTAAGATAGAGCTTAaaagcgatttaaaaaaacgttttagTACCTTCAAATTTTAAGCAGATGAACTACGGTGGAAGTAAGAGACGGTTATTTTCAGAACTGATCTTGAAACACTAACCATATTCAGATGGCTAAACATAGTTGAAGAATCAGCATAACACAAAGACAACGATTGTAAAGGTATTTTGTcttttgaaaaagtttataAATTTAGTAAACTCTACATTTCTGCGtgcaaatttattaaaaaagcaaaagctacttttaagactttaaaattttaaagacAAATGCCTCTTATCGTTGCAAACCTAGCCAAGCAATGCGCCAGTAAAGTTATTCACCATTGGCCACTTATCGTGTTGAACGTGTTTGCGAGAAAAAACTTAATTCCCACGTTCAAAGTCATATGGAGCAAAGGTTGCCGCACATTATCTGGTAGATTACGACGTATCTAGTTGAAGCTACACCAGCAATTACCTTTTAATTACGCTGTAGCACCATATCTATGGCGTTAAAACAGGTTACTCATCATTTCAATCTACTGACAACACTGTTTCTTGGTACAAAGAAGTTGTAATGTTAGCGATAAAGCACCGGTACGTTGCTCAATGCATAATTTCAAATACTTCTGTTTCCAACCATCCACCCGAATGTGTTTCACTTACGAGTTACCATTTGTCATCCCGCTTTTGCAGAGATTTTCTACGTGCTCGACGCGAGAACGCGCGCCTACCCGGACATCCATCGCGTCTGGACGGCGCTGGTGCCCGAGGTGCGGATCAGCAAGGCGGAGTACGTCGAGCAGGTGATCAGCTCCAGCAAGCACATCGAAAAGGCCACCATGTATCGCTTCCTGCACGACTGGCTCGGCGAAGGCCTGCTCACCTCCAAAGGTACGATGTCCTTGATTCGGTGGCGAAAAACCGTTTTCCAGCCAAACCCATAGTCCATAATGtttgacatttttctttccatcccaCTTCTTACCCGAAATGTCCGGTTCGTGTCTGGAAATGGTTTTGATTCTTCCCTGGTGCCTGTGGACGCAACAGGTGAGCGCTGGTTCCAGCACCGTAAGCTCATCACGCCGACCTTCCACTTCAACATTCTGGATGGATTCTGTGACGTGTTCGCGGAGAACAGCGCGGAGATGGTGGAGCTGCTGCAGCCCCACGCCGACACCGGCAAACCGGTCAACGTGTACCCGTTCATCGCGAAGCTAGCGCTGGACATTATTTGCGGTAAGTGCGCCTCCCCCGACACCCGGTTTACGACAAGACGGATTGTGCGGGCGCCATGGATTACCGATTGGACCGGTGCCAACGGCAACCCGGGCCTACCAGGGTTGTCATGTCCTCTGCCGGTGCTCACGATGTATGATGATGTATGCGCGAGCTCCAAACGGAGGAGGAATCCCTTGTCGACACGGTCTTTAATGGATTGTTGTGGTCGTTTTTCATCcccattcttcttctttccatCAAACACAACGCTGGTCTCCCGAAAACGGATGTCACAGAAACGGCAATGGGTGTGAAGGTGAACGCCCAGAGCGAAGGTGAGGACAACGTCTACGTCAAGGCGGTCTACGAGTAAGTACCGGGACATTCCGGGACGCTGCGGCTTAAGGTTGCTTATCCCAGATACCCAGAATCCTCCAATAAGCGCCATTCCATGTCCTTCCTTTGCAGGCTAAGCAGACTGTTCGTTGAGCGTATGGTTCGCCCTTGGCTGCACGTGAACTTTATCTGGAATCGGTCACGATTTGCGAAGCGGTACGCACACGCCCTTAGCACGGTGCACAACTACACCCGGGAGGTAGGTACTCAAGTGGTTCAATAGGATTGTACCAAACGCTTGTTAATTGCAACTAGACTAGTGTTCGTTTCTTGAGTCCTCTTCAGTGTTGTTCTCTGGAGAGCAGCATCATAATGTCAATAAGAACATCTCTTAGTTTCAAATGATAAGCAAGTGGTATTAGGCTACGCGAAAACTTGAACAAATAGTTGCAATCATGCAGACACTCTTCAAATTCCGGAATATGTTTGTCAAcgttgttttacaaaaaagaATTGGATTTGCAATTCTTGCATTCTTGTTGTGAAGACAAAAACTAAAGTCTAACTAACTTTAAAAACTAACTAAGAACCAGCTTATGTGGAGCGCACTGGTGTCAATATTTGGCCAAATACTCCAATTTTTCAAACTCTGTTTTTCTTAGTCTGTATGGAGTTGGgggaacatttccttattttatAGAAATGGTCTACTTCGTATTGGAATTACAGATACTCAAAATATATCAAATCTTTATAAATAAGATCTGATTACAAACTGATTACGAATGGCCCTCCTATATGACCtattttttccacaattttGAATGACGTGTGAAAGAGTCATGCTAAAAATCGTCATTGACGTATCAATTTGAGAGCTTCAATGTCGATTTTATATTTGTTGGTAGCAGAAGACATGCAGAGAATCGAtgttttgccatttttgtttatttctcgtTAAAAGAAATTGTTCGCTCCCTCACCTCAGCTTAATGCCTGTTCCAACGTTCTCCCGAGCAACCTACAATCAATGGTCAGCTTTATCGATCGGCGCTTGTAACCGTTCGCATTATGTAACAGAAAAGTGCCCGATGAGACTTTTCCGCCCGACAAAGGGGAAATTAAAGTACTCGAGACCATCGTTTGCGCCGTTTAATTGCATGGCTTGTACGACGCTGTGTGCCAATCAGGTGCTTACAGTTCagagcaccagcagcagcagcagcaggtggcCGACCGCGTCCATTTCGTAACGTTCCGTCCACCTTCCGGAAGGTGCCAGCTGTTGTGCAACCACATTAATTGTCAGTCAACATTCTCGCCCCGGTTAGCACCGGTTTTCCCGGGGCGCTTTCTTCAAAGCGCAATAGAATTTCGCTGCAGTTTCGCGTGGATCCCGTTGGTGGAATCGTTTGTGCTCCCAAATGCTTCCCaaccccccctcctcctccctcaGAGggttcatttcctttcccccgTTCGTCGACGTCGATCCTGGAGCATGCAATCACTGTAATGCCATCAATTACCGAAAGCACCTTGCAACCGGATTGCAATCACCGTAGCTCgtccgtttgtgtgtgtgtgcgcgtccTTTTGTGCATATTCCGGCATCCTTGTCCCGGCACGATGTCCTTCGAGGGTGTGCCCACGCTCTCTCCCAGCTCTCTGCTGTCATTCGCTTTCGCTTCGATTGCAATCGCCCGGTCCGTACTTGCCTTCGCCGTTTCCGGTGCACATTTTGCCGCTGTTCAATGAAGCACTGTCGGGCCCCCGGGATCGGACAATGGTCCACAGCAACAACGGTCCGggagtttcttttctttccgcaTCGCTACGGCCAGTTGCATTCCTTTGTACCGTTTCGCAACTGGTGCTTTTCCGTTAGTTTTCCGCCCGCTATCTAACGAACCCCATCGTTGGCTCGATCGGCGATTGACAATTTCACGATATCTCACCGTCCGACCCCTCGCGTAGAAGATTTCCTCCTTGACATACTTTGTTTCGTggtgaataaaaatgaataaataaagcaaCCCTGCCCCCACGATTCCAGGTCATCCGGGACCGGAAGGCAGCGCTCGAGACGAAGCAGAGCACCGGCGAGGACGGGGAAACGTTTGGCCGCAAGAAACGGTTGGCGTTCCTCGATCTGCTGCTGGAGGGCAATCAGGCGAGCAAACTGCTGACCGATGAGGACGTCCGCGAAGAGGTGGACACTTTCATGTTCGAGGTAAGTAACGACGATCGGGAGGATGGAGGCGCCACAAATCGCCTGAATCGATGATGAGGCCATCGCTCCCGTCGGTGGTTGCCTTGGGGAAATCAATGGAAAGCAATTAGTAGagtgtaaaattaatttacactGTAAGTTTTCCATAGTTACCAACCATCGTTTGAAACTGAAAACTGTTCAATTTTAAACAGAATACATCCAATGCAACAAAGTATACTATTTTAggtcaacaaatatttttaaacgacATTTGTTGTCtagaaatattgaaaaatgaaacttaAATGTTGCTTGTAGGTTgcattttcgtttatttgtcCATTGCTtcacaatttaattttgaaccatgctttaatttttgttcgattctgtttaaacacattttaaaatggaaaacatcgtTATAAAGGGAAagtttgtatttatttgtaaaaGGAATCAATACAGATAAGCATACACATACAATTTCACACAACAAAATCAATATGCCAATCGAGCGTTCGCTGCGCGTGGAGAAATGATTTCGTTTTGCTGCAGGTTATTGTTTCACCTTCTGTCGAAACTCGCCCACCACATGCTGTGTTGCCTTTtgccgaacaaacaaacaaacaaacaaacaaacaaacaagactCCACCCGTTACCAAGTCCAGCAGAAAacgagagagagggaaaaaaagaaacaaatataaaCCACCCCCCGAAAACAGGGCCATCGTTCAACATGGTAACGGTATCATTGCCAATTTGTTgtccaattttccacccggtaGCTTCGTTCGGCCCGGGCCTGCTGCCGGACGGACACACCGAAACACCGAAACACCGAAACACCGACGCCGGGGTAGATCCGTAAAATTACACCTCAGCGACCATTCGATCATAATGCACGCAAGCGGAGGCCAGTGTGGTTGTatttttctgtgtgtgtgtgtgggtgtctTTTCCTACGCCCGGCGGAAGGATTCAGCGGGAGGCGCAAAAGCAATGGACGGCACCGGTTACAGCGTACCCAATTTGTTCTCTTCGACAGGGACACGACACGACGACAGCTGGCATCAGCTGGGTGCTGTTTCTGCTCGCGCTCCATCCGGACATCCAGGATCGGGTGTGGGAGGAAATTGAGTCCATTTTCCCGGACGGCAGCGACCGGCCGGCGACGATGCAGGACCTGAACGAGATGAAGCTGCTCGAGCGGTGCATCAAGGAGTCGCTCCGGCTCTAC encodes:
- the LOC131284193 gene encoding cytochrome P450 4C1-like, with the translated sequence MSELQTIVHGVLVFLVFAPFLHWLMKRWQLSKIYDVIPGPKAYPLVGTMYSFFGKKHHEIFYVLDARTRAYPDIHRVWTALVPEVRISKAEYVEQVISSSKHIEKATMYRFLHDWLGEGLLTSKGERWFQHRKLITPTFHFNILDGFCDVFAENSAEMVELLQPHADTGKPVNVYPFIAKLALDIICETAMGVKVNAQSEGEDNVYVKAVYELSRLFVERMVRPWLHVNFIWNRSRFAKRYAHALSTVHNYTREVIRDRKAALETKQSTGEDGETFGRKKRLAFLDLLLEGNQASKLLTDEDVREEVDTFMFEGHDTTTAGISWVLFLLALHPDIQDRVWEEIESIFPDGSDRPATMQDLNEMKLLERCIKESLRLYPSVSFFGRTLSDDVQLGGYHVPAKTIVGIHAYHVHRDERFYPDAERFDPDRFLPENTENRHPYAYIPFSAGPRNCIGQKFALLEEKSIVSGVLRRFRLRSARTREEQTIMHELITRPKDGILLYLESRK